The genomic stretch ACCCCACCGCCCAGGAGAACCGCAAGGGCCGCCCAGGCTCCCCCTCAAGGGGGGAACAAAGGCAAGATTGCTCCCTCCGCCGCTACGGCGTACCCTGCAAGCTCATGCCCGAATCCGCAGCCACGCAAACAAGAGGCGTCGAGACGAATCGCCACGCCCGCCTTTCCGCGGCCGACCTGAGGCCGGCCTTCCGCCTGACGCTGGCGGGCGCCGCCGCCGCGGCCCTGGCGGCGCTGTGCGGCTGCGCCGTCAACCCGGTGAGCGGCAAGAGCGACCTGGTCTTCATGAGCGAGACCGAGGAGCTGGCCCTCGGGCGGCAATACCACGGCGAGATTATGCGCCAGTACCGGGAATACGCCGACCCGGCCCTGAGCGCGTATGCCGCCGCCTTGGGCGCCGCGCTGGCTCGCAACAGCCACCGCCCCGGATTGCAATTCCGCTTCACCTTGCTGGACTCCCCGGAGGTCAACGCCTTCGCGCTGCCGGGGGGCTACATCTACATTACCCGCGGCATCATGGCGTACATGAACTCCGAGGCTCACCTCGCCGGCGTGCTGGGCCACGAGATCGGCCACGTCACCGCGCGGCACGGCGTGCGTCAGCACAGCTCCTCCAAGATAGCGGAGTTCATCGGCAAGGCGCTGCTGCGCAAGACCGACGACCAGGCGGTAACGGCGCTGTCCAACTTGCTGGGCGGCGCGATCCTGCGCGGCTACGGGCGCAAACACGAACTGGAGGCAGACCGCCTCGGCGCCGAATACCTCGCCCGCAGCGGCTACGAACCCCGGGATATGATCGGCGTGGTCGGCATCCTGAAAGACCAGGAAGAGTTCGAGAAGCAACGGGCTCGGGAAGAGCGGCGCCAGCCGCGCATCTACCACGGCGTCTTCTCCACCCACCCCGACAATGACCGGCGCCTGCAGGAGGTCATCGCCGCCGCCGACCGGTTCCGCGGCACTGCCGCGGCTGCAAGAGACGACGCGGCCTTCATCCGGCGCCTGGACGGCATGGCCTTCGGCGAGCGGCAATCCGGCCGCCGCATCCGCGTCGTCCAAGTGCGTCCCGGCGAGCGCATCGCCGACCTCGCCCGCGTCTCTAACCTCGAACGCCATGCGGAGGCGCAACTGCGGCTCCTGAACGGCCTCTACCCCGATGGCGAGCCGCGGCCCGGGCAATGGATCAAGATCGTGCAATGACCGCTGAAGTATAGTAGATTCATGCGACAGTCGAGGAACGCGCGAGAACTTTTTCGGATGCGTCCGGCTTGGCATATATCCGCATCCCGCCGTGAGCGAGGATAAAGACCCGTCTTTTAATACAAGCTTGAAACCCCGCTTGACGCGGCAACAGGGGAAACATGAAGGCAAAACCTTTCTATCGAAAGCGCCTGCGGGCCGGTATTCGACCGTTCGGGGCGAGTAAAAAATGAAGTGGCTTATTCTAGTCCTGGCCATCGCCGCCAATGTATCGGCCAATCTGCTGATTAAAATTTCCATAACGCCGCCGCGCAAACCCCCTTCCATTGCCGAGCCGATGGCAACGTTGAGCAATTGGCCTTTCTTGCTGGGGGCGGGGATATTTGGCGTGTCGCTCCTGCTCTACGCTACGGCCCTGGCTCGCCTGCCTTTGAGCGTGGTGCACCCCATCCTGAGCACCACAACGGTGGCGGCCGTCGCCCTGGCCTCAATGCTGATCTTTCGCGAGCCTTTCCACTGGACGACGGCGACCGGGATCGTACTGGTGATCCTTGGCGTAACGCTGATTACGATCCAAGTGGCCTGACGATAAACTTTACAACCCTACTCCCCGGCCGCCGCCGCGGGCACTTACCGCGCCTCGCCGCTGGCCGGGCCGCCCCGGGAAATATCAACAACAACAGCGGCATCGGTCCGCACGGAAAAATGAATCGGCTGTTCGATTGCAGCGAAGGATTCCACGCTCAGGAGATATTTCCCGCGCGGCAGCCTCGTCTCTATTTTCGGGTTTCCGCTACCGCCAGAATCATCGTTCAAATGCCGTGGCCTGAACCACTTAAAGTCGGCCCCGTAACGACCGAGCGTTGCATACAAATCGTCGTCTTCGTCATCCGCTGTTACCGTTATGGTCACATCCGATTCATCGCTTACAATCAACCGGAAGAATTGCTGCCCCTTTTCTATTGAAGAGAGCTTTCGCTCTCCCAGCGGGAGTTCTTCATGTTCTTCCTCAAAATGCTTCTTGATATCGAATGTAGGGGTCAACGAATCCCACCTGTATTGCAATACATGAAATGCCCCTACAAGAAGCGCGCCAATTGCCGCAAAAACACATATCAGCGCCAAATCGGCTTTTAAATTCCAGGATTTTTCAACAGCGTCAGACACGTTTGTCCACCTTACGCGGCAAACCCATGTGCAAAACGGCTTTGCATGCAATATTATGCCCCGGCGATGACCTTGTCGAAGCTGCATTTGCCGCCGGCATCCTCGCCGGAACGCCAAACCGCATCGTGCGCCCAGGCCCGCGTCGCGGAACGGCTTTTATCGTCATGGCCTTGCCTTTCCTCAGCCGCGAGCGCGGCTCGGCCGCCACCGGATTGGCAGCGGCAGGGTAGCTCCCAGGCCCGTATCGCCATGGCGCGCATTCGCAGTTCGGCCACCGCGGCAGGGATACTTTAGAATGTCTCTCCTTCCGCCCCGCAAGCGCAGTATGGACATCACTGGATTGGCAACGGCAGGGGTCGTGGCGGGCCTGACCCTCGGTCTCGCGTTGCAAGGGGGCATATGGTGCGTCGCATCGGCGCTTTCTTTCGCTGTATTCGGCAATGTCATTTCCGGCCTGCAGAGCGGCGAACTTCTGAGTATTATGTTACCTGGCGAGCCCTCCGGCAGGTACTACTATAACAAGGCAGAGCGCCCCACACAGTTCTGGGTGGGCATGGCGCTCGAATGTGCGCTCGCCATTTTTGTCCTGGTCTTGTTTCTCCGGGGCGGGTTACCGCCAGAGGCTGCCGAATAGGCCGCGCGACCGAGGGTTGGCAGTGTCGCGTCCCGTCAACACGATCCGGGCGAGCGCAGGAGCGGCGCGCGCCGCCTGCCTTGCCCTGCCGCTGGCGCTGGTCGTTTCCTGCACGGGCTCGGACGGCTGGCGGACGGCGTCGCGCGCCGCCGCCGGACTCGCGCCCACGCCGGAGGAAGAGCAAGGCGCCGTGATCCAGTGTTACGCGGCGCCGGTATGGGGCTGGCGCGGGTGGTTCGCCGACCATACCTGGATTGCGCTCAAGGGCCGCGCCGCCGACTCCTACACCGTTTACGAGGTGATCGGCTGGCGGGCGCGACGCGGCCTGCCGACACTGCGCATCGAGCGCGACATCCCCGACCGCCTCTGGTACGGATCGCGTCCGCGCCTGCTGGCCGACCTGCGCGGCGCCGCCGCGGCG from Gammaproteobacteria bacterium encodes the following:
- a CDS encoding M48 family metalloprotease, producing the protein MPESAATQTRGVETNRHARLSAADLRPAFRLTLAGAAAAALAALCGCAVNPVSGKSDLVFMSETEELALGRQYHGEIMRQYREYADPALSAYAAALGAALARNSHRPGLQFRFTLLDSPEVNAFALPGGYIYITRGIMAYMNSEAHLAGVLGHEIGHVTARHGVRQHSSSKIAEFIGKALLRKTDDQAVTALSNLLGGAILRGYGRKHELEADRLGAEYLARSGYEPRDMIGVVGILKDQEEFEKQRAREERRQPRIYHGVFSTHPDNDRRLQEVIAAADRFRGTAAAARDDAAFIRRLDGMAFGERQSGRRIRVVQVRPGERIADLARVSNLERHAEAQLRLLNGLYPDGEPRPGQWIKIVQ
- a CDS encoding SMR family transporter, which translates into the protein MKWLILVLAIAANVSANLLIKISITPPRKPPSIAEPMATLSNWPFLLGAGIFGVSLLLYATALARLPLSVVHPILSTTTVAAVALASMLIFREPFHWTTATGIVLVILGVTLITIQVA
- a CDS encoding DUF3750 domain-containing protein, translating into MSRPVNTIRASAGAARAACLALPLALVVSCTGSDGWRTASRAAAGLAPTPEEEQGAVIQCYAAPVWGWRGWFADHTWIALKGRAADSYTVYEVIGWRARRGLPTLRIERDIPDRLWYGSRPRLLADLRGAAAA